Proteins found in one Gemmatimonadota bacterium genomic segment:
- a CDS encoding DUF494 domain-containing protein yields MEKVMEIIVFLMKHMQDEKGRFNDIADVSQTLVGHGYTQQEVNTAFAWLFDRLQAQAEVVVDPTKPLQPKPNRILHAVEQLMIQPDAYGYLLELRELGLITDTQTELIIERAMLTGARSVTRDDIKTIAAPILLESESGQVMIWLPDDLEEGIIGN; encoded by the coding sequence ATGGAAAAAGTGATGGAAATCATCGTTTTCCTCATGAAGCACATGCAGGATGAAAAAGGCCGATTCAACGACATCGCCGACGTCTCCCAGACCCTGGTCGGCCACGGTTATACCCAGCAGGAGGTCAACACGGCCTTCGCCTGGCTGTTCGACCGCCTCCAGGCGCAGGCGGAAGTCGTGGTCGATCCGACCAAGCCGCTCCAGCCCAAACCCAACCGGATTCTGCACGCCGTGGAACAGCTGATGATCCAGCCCGACGCGTACGGCTACCTGCTGGAACTTCGCGAACTGGGTCTGATCACCGATACGCAGACCGAACTGATCATCGAACGGGCCATGCTGACGGGCGCCCGTTCCGTCACCCGGGACGATATCAAAACCATCGCCGCACCGATCCTGCTCGAGTCGGAATCCGGACAGGTCATGATCTGGCTGCCCGACGACCTCGAAGAGGGCATCATCGGGAACTGA
- a CDS encoding hydrogenase expression protein codes for MPPYYPVGKLPAEDLDRILRRYASGADPRLLVGPGIGRDAAVISFGSSVLVSKTDPITFATEEIGWYAVNINANDVAAMGAAPRWFLSTILLPEDKTDADLVDRIFSGLADACRELGITLCGGHTEITHGLDRPLLIGQMLGETTADGYVSGDGARVGDRILLTKGIAIEATALIAMEKSNEVRTRFSDEFLETCRRYLRQPGLSVVREARLAMETGGVRAMHDPTEGGLASGLREIAVASGVGMLIEEDRIPLLPEPEALCAFYGLDPLGVIASGALLIVVEADRVQPLAACLGEAGIPVAEIGSVEPPEFGIRIRSKGEIADLPAFDRDEIGKVFEAT; via the coding sequence ATGCCTCCCTACTACCCGGTCGGCAAGCTGCCCGCGGAAGACCTGGACCGCATCCTGCGCCGCTATGCTTCCGGCGCCGACCCGAGACTGCTCGTGGGCCCGGGCATCGGTCGGGACGCGGCGGTCATCTCGTTCGGTTCCAGCGTACTCGTCTCGAAAACCGACCCCATCACCTTCGCCACCGAGGAAATCGGCTGGTACGCCGTCAACATCAACGCCAACGACGTCGCCGCCATGGGCGCGGCGCCCCGGTGGTTCCTCTCGACCATACTGCTCCCGGAAGATAAAACCGACGCCGACCTGGTGGACCGCATTTTCTCCGGCCTGGCCGACGCCTGCCGCGAACTCGGCATCACCCTCTGCGGCGGACACACCGAAATCACCCACGGCCTGGACCGGCCGCTGCTCATCGGGCAGATGCTGGGGGAAACGACGGCCGACGGCTATGTCTCCGGCGACGGCGCCCGGGTGGGCGACCGGATCCTGCTGACCAAGGGGATCGCCATCGAGGCGACGGCGCTGATCGCCATGGAAAAAAGCAACGAGGTCCGGACGCGATTCTCCGACGAATTCCTCGAGACCTGCCGGCGGTACCTCAGGCAACCCGGCCTCAGCGTGGTCAGGGAAGCCCGCCTCGCCATGGAGACCGGCGGGGTCCGCGCCATGCACGATCCCACGGAGGGCGGACTCGCGTCGGGACTGCGGGAGATCGCGGTCGCTTCCGGGGTCGGCATGCTTATCGAGGAGGACCGGATTCCGCTGCTGCCCGAACCGGAGGCCCTCTGCGCGTTTTACGGCCTGGATCCCCTGGGCGTCATCGCGTCGGGCGCCCTGCTCATCGTGGTGGAAGCGGACCGTGTGCAGCCCCTTGCGGCCTGCCTTGGCGAAGCCGGCATACCGGTCGCCGAGATCGGGTCCGTAGAGCCTCCCGAGTTCGGAATCCGGATCAGGAGCAAGGGTGAAATCGCCGATCTCCCGGCCTTCGACCGGGATGAAATCGGCAAGGTGTTCGAAGCGACGTAA
- a CDS encoding HU family DNA-binding protein, with protein MTTTRRELVNEISETLGLKKTQIYPVIDALFEIMRENLVEGNRIEIRGFGALEIRNTRPKPAARNPRTGYTIEVPARRKAKFKPGKILKEALRAQRKRRE; from the coding sequence ATGACGACAACGCGCAGAGAACTGGTCAACGAAATCAGCGAGACACTGGGACTGAAAAAGACGCAGATCTATCCCGTGATCGACGCGCTCTTCGAAATCATGCGGGAGAACCTGGTCGAGGGCAACCGGATCGAGATCAGGGGATTCGGCGCGCTGGAGATCAGGAATACCCGCCCCAAGCCGGCGGCCCGCAATCCGCGGACCGGCTACACCATCGAGGTTCCGGCCCGCCGGAAAGCCAAGTTCAAGCCCGGCAAGATCCTTAAAGAAGCATTGCGCGCCCAGCGGAAGCGTCGGGAATAA
- a CDS encoding class II aldolase/adducin family protein, protein MYDRGYVASNDGNLSVRLSEDRLLITMTGVSKGFLDPDKFVIVDYDGAVISGMHEPSSEMKMHLMVYRERPDVHAVAHAHPPAATGFSVAGVHLPDALLPEVIVSLGFVPIAPYGTPGTMELVESLRGFVRDHDAILLENHGALTLGPDIVSAYHKMETMEHCAQIALVARMLGRVNTIDQENVDKLHRLHGRPCSSGGKKEHRTEEPT, encoded by the coding sequence ATGTATGACCGGGGATACGTAGCCTCGAACGACGGAAACTTAAGCGTTCGACTGTCCGAAGACCGATTGCTGATCACGATGACCGGGGTGAGCAAGGGTTTCCTGGACCCGGACAAATTCGTGATCGTCGATTATGACGGCGCGGTGATCTCGGGGATGCACGAACCGTCGTCAGAGATGAAAATGCACCTCATGGTGTACCGGGAGCGTCCGGACGTGCACGCCGTGGCCCACGCCCATCCCCCGGCGGCGACGGGTTTCTCGGTGGCCGGCGTGCATCTGCCCGATGCCCTGCTGCCCGAGGTGATCGTCTCCCTGGGATTCGTACCCATCGCGCCCTACGGGACGCCGGGAACCATGGAACTGGTCGAATCGCTCCGGGGATTCGTGCGGGACCACGACGCGATACTGCTGGAAAACCACGGCGCGCTGACCCTGGGTCCGGACATCGTTTCGGCCTATCACAAGATGGAAACCATGGAGCACTGCGCGCAGATCGCCCTCGTGGCGCGCATGCTCGGCCGGGTCAACACCATAGACCAGGAGAACGTGGACAAGCTGCACCGCCTGCACGGCCGGCCCTGTTCATCCGGCGGAAAGAAAGAACACCGGACCGAGGAACCTACATGA